In bacterium, the DNA window GGGGGCATATATCTCGTCATTAAATTTTGCCCAGTATAACCAGCTTCTGGCACAAGAGGGAACTAACCCTGAGAGTAAGAATAAAATAAATATTGTTTCCAAATATTATAAGAAGCTTGGAGATAAGAGCCTGTTGGGGTGGGACTATTCCAGGTATATATCGCTTTGCAGATGGGGATACCTGACGGGGTTGTTATCTGAAGAAGAAACATGGCAGTTGATTATGCCTGTGGTCCGTATGCTTCAGAAAAGATTTGATTCGTGGAAAGACCTTGGGGAGAATTACCTGATTGGGAGGCAATACTGGTCCTACAGCCAGACTCAAAAAAATGGGGATGAGTACGAAGAAGCATATCAAAAGCTGCTTAATGACCCCCGAAGCCCATGGAATACCCTGCCGTGGGATATGAACCTGAATTAGCGCAAGATAACAAAGATATTGTTGCATTTATCTACTACGGCAAGCTCCTGCAATTCAACAAGATAGCAAAACCTTCCAAAGAAGAAATCAAAGAAGCCTCCGAGCGCATTATGAGGGAGGTGGAGGCTTTGAAAGAGGGGGCTTCCTGAAAGGCCTCTTTATTTGTTGCAAGGAATATGGATGTATGTTAGAATGATTTATCTGTTATAAATAATTCCATCCGGGGGTCTTGATGGAGCCGTCTTTTGGCATTCGTTTATTGAACCTTTTTAAAGAAAGCGTAGAGCTGTCTTCAACCGAGATAGCCGCAGTCCTTGACATCAATCTTTCATCAGTTGAAAAGGGCCTGTTCGATTTTATGCAGAACGGATGGGTCCAGGCGAGAGTTTCCGGCGAGACATTATTTTATTCTCTGGTGAAAGAGCGCCTTCGGGAGATAAATTATTTTATTAATATGTACAGCCGCTCAAGGATGGAGAAAGATATTTCCCGCCTGGAAAACATACTTAAAGCCAGATTCTCAACCGAGGAACCGGCCAACTTTTCAAGTTAGTTTCGCATTCGTTTATATAATTCTTTCCGAGATGTGGCGTTAGCGTTATTTCTCTTGACAATTCTTGCGGCTATTTAATATCATACACACTCACTTTTTATCTGATTCATTTTAGATAGAAAGAATATATTAAAAGGAGGAAATAGCAAGGTGATAGCAAAAGAACTGAAAACCAAACAAACACTCGAAGAGCTTGATGAGTCAAGCGAAAATTCTGCTGGAAAGGAGGGCATGCTTTCCGATGACGAGCTCAGCAAGTTATATGAGCAGAGCTTCAAAGTTCTCGAAGAAGGGAAAATAGTTGACGGAACCATTATCAGCAAGGATGAAAAAGGCGTGATTGTTGATGTTGGTTATAAATCAGAAGGTTTTGTTGCCAAAGAGGAATTCCGCGATTACGACAAAGTCAAAGTCGGCGATAAAATAAATGTGATGATAGAAGAAAAAGAAAACGAGGACGGTATAATAGTACTTTCGAAACTGAAAGCCGACCGGTCGCTTAACTGGGAAAAAACAATTTCTTCCTGCGAAGAAGGAAAAGTCCTTAAAGGAAGGATATTCAGGAAGGTCAAAGGCGGGCTTATGGTTGATATCGGGATGGAAGCGTTCCTGCCGGCTTCCCAGATAGACGTTAAACACATTTTCAATATGGATGATTATATCGGCAAAGAGTATGATTTTAAAATAATCAAGATTAATCCCCAGAGAAAGAACATAGTCGTTTCAAGGAGAGAACTGCTTGAAGAAGAACGGCAGAGAAGTAAATCGAAACTCATCCAAAACGTGGAAGAAGGACAGATCAGGAAAGGGTTTGTAAAAAATATCACTGATTTCGGCGCGTTTATTGACCTTGGCGGAATAGACGGACTTCTTCATATTACCGATATGACGTGGGGAAGAATATCTCATCCGTCCGAACTGCTTGCTGTCGGCGACCACGTTGAAGTGATGATACTTGAATTTGACAGGGAAAAAGAAAGGATTTCCCTGGGGTTGAAACAGAAAACGGCTAACCCATGGGAAGACATTGAAGAAAAATACCCGGTCGGCTCGAAAATCAAGGGTAAAGTGGTAAGTATTATGCCTTACGGCGCTTTTGTAGAGGTGGAAAAAGGCATAGAAGGCTTAATCCATATTTCAGAGTTGTCCTGGACGAAAAGGATTAACCATCCGTCCGAGATGCTTGCTGTCGGGGACAGTGTTGAAGCGATGGTCCTTAATCTCGACAAATCCAACCAGAAAATTTCGCTTGGATTAAAACAAACTGAACATAATCCCTGGGAAAAAATAGAGGAAAAATATCCTGCAGGCACCAAGATACGCGGGAAAGTCAGGAATCTTACCAACTACGGGGCTTTTGTTGAGTTGGAGGATGGTATTGACGGATTAATACATATATCCGATATGTCATGGACAAGAAAGATCAACACCCCTTCGGAAATCCTTAAGAAAGGTGATCTGGTAGAGGCTCAGATAATTTCCATAGACAAGGATAATAAAAAGATTGCGCTGGGAATGAAGCAGTTACAGCCCGATCCGTGGGACCAGGTCAAGGATTCTTTTAAAATAGGCGATGTAGTTAAGGGAAAAGTTAACAAGATAACGAAGTTCGGAGCTTTCGTGGAAATCGGCGAAGGAGTGGAAGGGCTTATCCATATTTCTCAATTGTCGGATAAACCCGTTGAGAAGGTAACTGATATATTGAAAGAGGGTCAGGAAGTTGAAGCAATGGTCATTAAAGTGGAAAAAGAAGAGAGGAAGATAGCTTTAAGCCTTAAGGATGCATCGGGACCGGAAACAGGCAAGTCAGAGGATGAAGAAACAGCGGAAGAAAACTCCGGTGAGCATGATGAAGAACCGGAATCGAAATAAATCTTAATAAAAAGGGACTTGGTCAAACAAGTCCCTTTTTTCGCGCCTTTTTCAGGAGATAGTCGTGAATATTACGGAACAGTTAAAAATCTTATGCGGCGGGGTTGAAGAAATAATACCCGAAGCGGAATTCAAAAACAAACTTGAAAAGTCCGCTTCCACAGGTAAACCGCTGAGGATAAAATGCGGAATTGACCCCACGAAACCCGATGTGCATATCGGACACCTTGTCCCTTACAGAAAGATGAGGCAGTTTCAGGATTTAGGGCATACAGGTGTTGTGATAATAGGTGATTACACCGCTTCGATCGGGGATCCTACCGGAAAATCCGAAGAGAGACCTCATCTTACACCGGAAGAAGCTAAAAGAAACGCTGAAAAATATCTCGAACAGTTATATAAAATTCTGGATCCGGAAAAAACAAAAGTTCATTTTAACGGCGAATGGTTTTCAAAATTTTCCTTTAAAGATGTACTGGGCCTTGCGAGTAAAGTTACATTTGCGCAGATAATGGCCCATGAAACTTTCAGGACGAGATATGAAAAGGGAGAGCCGCTCTCTATGCATGAACTTATGTATCCCCTTCTCCAGGGATATGATTCCGTTGAAATAAACGCGGATGTTGAATTAGGCGCTACTGAACAGAAATTCAATATTCTTATGGGTCGGGAATTACAGAGAGCTTTCGGAAAAGAACCTCAGGTCGCGATGCTGTTTCCTATTCTTACAGGCATAGACGGAATAAATAAAATGTCAAAATCCTTGGGTAATTACATCGGTTTGAATGACAAGCCGGATGATATTTTCGGCAAAGTCATGAGCATACCCGACAGCGCAATCATAAATTTTGTTGTTTACGGAACATCCACAGGACAGGATTTTGCCGATAAAGCAAAAAACCATCTTAAATCCGGTAAAAATCCGAGAGATTTGAAACTTGAACTTGCGGAAATAATCGTGAAAGAACTATCTTCCGGGGATGATGCCGTTAAAGCGCGTGAAAATTTTCTTAATACTTTCAGCAGGAAAACAGGCCCGGCGGAAGAGCTTATTCAGACAATCAGCATAAAACCGGGAAAATACTGGGCAGTGAAACTGCTCGTCGATAACGGCTGCGCTAAAAGCAACGGAGAAGCCCGGAGACTAATTGAGCAAGGCGGGTTTGCAATCGGAGATGTAAAGATAGACGATGTTGATTTGGAAGTGAATGTGCCGGAAGACACAGACGGTAAATTGCTGAAAATAGGGAAAAAGAAATTCGCGCGCATTGTTGCCAAAAAATAATTTATATTTTTTGTAGAAAAAAGTTGACATAGCTTTTCAGTTTTAATATTATGGTCGCCGTGCTCTTTATAATGTAAATAGAAAAATAGCGGTTTTTATCGTGTAAAATAAATATTTGTAAAAGGTATTGACAAATAGAGATTTCAGAGTATATTTGTTAAAGGCAAGAGCAAGCTAATATCTTTTATTAAAATTTTGTTATTTGATAAAGTGACAGCTTTCAGGTTGTCACTTTTTTCTGCGGTTTTTCTGCTCTTTGAAATTTGAATAGTATGATGTGAATTGTGCAAGGTGCTTCTGTTTATTTAAGAAATACCTGATACTTTTAAGTGTCAGGTTCAAGCTTTTTTTATGGAGAGTTTGATCCTGGCTCAGAACGAACGCTGGCGGCGTGGATTAGGCATGCAAGTCGTACGGTGTTGATCCGGATAGCAATATTTGGATTAACATAGTGGCGGAAGGGTGAGGAACACGTGAGTAACATGCCTCAAAGAGTGGGATAACTCCGAGAAATCGGAGCTAATACCGTATATGTCGGGAATTAGGCATCTTTTTCCCGGTAAAGATGGGGACCGTAAGGCCTATCACTTTGAGAGTGGCTCGCGTCCTATTAGCTAGTTGGTAGGGTAACGGCCTACCAAGGCAAAGATGGGTAGCTGGTCTGAGAGGATGGTCGGCCACACTGGGACTGAGACACTGCCCAGACTCCTACGGGAGGCTGCAGTCGAGAATCTTTCGCAATGGGGGAAACCCTGACGAAGCGACGCCGCGTGTGGGATGAAGGTCTTCGGATTGTAAACCACTGTCAGCAGAGACGAAACATGTTAAGGTGAACAATCTTAATGTTTGACGGTATCTGCAGAGGAAGCCCCGGCTAACTTCGTGCCAGCAGCCGCGGTAATACGAAGGGGGCAAGCGTTGTTCGGATTTACTGGGCGTAAAGGGCGTCTAGGTGGCTGAATAAGTCGAATGTGAAATCTCCCCGCTCAACGGGGAAATTGCATTTGAAACTGTTTGGCTTGAGTACAGAGGAAGAGAGCGGAATTCCTGGTGTAGCGGTGAAATGCGTAGATATCAGGAAGAACACCGGTGGCGAAAGCGGCTCTCTACTCTGATACTGACACTAAAGCGCGAAAGTCAGGGGAGCAAACGGGATTAGATACCCCGGTAGTCCTGACCGTAAACGATGTACACTTGGTGTAAGAGGTATCGACCCCTCTTGTGCCGCAGCTAACGCGTTAAGTGTACCGCCTGGGGAGTACGGCCGCAAGGCTAAAACTCAAAGGAATTGACGGGGGCCCGCACAAGCGGTGGAGCATGTGGTTTAATACGACGCAACGCGTGGAACCTTACCCAGGCTTGACATGTAACTGCAAGTCCTGTGAAAGCAGGATTCCTTCGAGGGTGTTACACAGGTGTTGCATGGCTGTCGTCAGCTCGTGTCGTGAGATGTTGGGTTAAGTCCCGCAACGAGCGCAACCCTTATTCTTAGTTGCTAATCCGAAAGGGTGCACTCTAGGAAGACTGCCCGTGTTAAACGGGAGGAAGGTGAGGATGACGTCAAGTCAGTACGGCCCTTACGCCTGGGGCTACACACGTGCTACAATGGCCGGTACAGAGGGTTGCCAAATCGCGAGATGGAGCCAATCCCAAAAAGCCGGTCTCAGTTCAGATTGAAGTCTGCAATTCGATTTCATGAAGCTGGAATCGCTAGTAATGGCGCATCAGCCACGGCGCCGTGAATACGTTCCCGGGCCTTGTACACACCGCCCGTCACGTCATGGAAGTTGGTAACACCTGAAGTCCATGTAATAACCGTAAGGAATTAGTGGCCCAGGGTGGTGCTGATGACTGGGACGAAGTCGTAACAAGGTAGCCTTACCGGAAGGTGAGGCTGGATCACCTCCTTTCTAAGGAGTAACCGCCTGCAATGGATTTATTCATTATAGGTAATGATTTTCGACCTGTAAAAAGGCGAAAATCTGGTAGGTCGGTAGCACTTGCACAAACATCATACTATTCAGGTTTTAAAGAGCTTGTTCTTTTAAGATTTTTTAAAATGGTTGGTTCACGAAAGGACAACGGACCTTGCAGTTGGCCAATTCGCGACCTTAATTGGAGGGCCTATAGCTCAGTTGGTTAGAGCGCAGCCCTGATAAGGCTGAGGTCGGTAGTTCGACTCTACCTGGGCCCACCACCAACAAAAATTTTGTTTAAAAATTCGAAATACAAATATCGAAACGAAAAGTAAAGTATTGAATTTGAATATTGTTTTGGATTTCGAAATTATAATTTAGGATTTTATTTTTTTTGATCTTTTTGATTTTTTATAAAGCACTGGAAGGGTATTTGCCCTTACTTTCCGGCTTCCTTAATAAAGGAAGATAATTGTGGGGTAGTAGCTCATCTGGTAGAGCGCCGCCCTTGCAAGGCGGAGGTAAGGGGTTCGAGTCCCCTCTACTCCACCAGTGAACCGTCGCTCCGAAAGAAGGTTCAGGTTAAGGTTGAGGGAAATAGGTTTTAATATTAAGTTAAGATTGAGAATGAATCTCGGTTTTAACTTAATATTAAAAGCTGAAAAAACAGAGCTTTTATTTGTTCTTTGACAACTGAATATCAGTAACAATAGAGAACTGCTGCAACAATTGAGCAATATAGGATTCTTTAAGGTCAAGCTATTAAGGGTATGCAGTGGATGCCTTGGCATCGTTAGGCGATGAAGGACGTGGTAAGCTGCGAAAAGCTTCGGGGAGGCGCAAACTGCCGTTAATCCGGAGATGTCCGAATGGGGAAACCTATTTCAGGTAATACTGAAATACCTTGTGCTGAATACATAGGCACAAGGAGCGAAACTGGGAAAACTGAAACATCTAAGTAACCCAAGGAAAAGAAAACGATAGTGATTTCCTGAGTAGTGGCGAGCGAAACGGAAAAAATTTGCCTAAACCTGATAAGTGTCAAGCCGGCAGGCGTTGCTTATCGGGTGTCGCGGGATCCAATGATTTCAATCTGCCGATTGGAAGAGAAGTTACAAATCTGTTTTTTAGCGGAATAGTCTGGAAAGTCTTCCCATAGAAGGTGAAAGGCCTGTACGCGAAAAGAAGCAGACTTCTTATTTGGATTCCCGAGTACTGTCAGACACGTGGAACCTGGCAGGAATTTGCCCCGACCACGGGGTAAGGCTAAATACTAAACGATGACCGATAGTGAACTAGTACCGTGAGGGAAAGGTGAAAAGAACCCCTGTTAGGGGAGTGAAATAGTACCTGAAACTGTATACTTACAAACCGTCGGAGGCCTATGCTTCGGTTATCCGAAGAACGGCTGACGGCGTGCCTTTTGCATAATGATCCGGCGAGTTTATTCTATGCGGCAAGGTTAATCCTTTAAGGGAGAAGCCGTAGCGAAAGCGAGTGCTAAACGCGCGATTAGTCGCATGGATAAGACCCGAAGCCAAGTGATCTATCCATGGCCAGGTTGAAGCCTCGGTAACTCGAGGTGGAGGACCGAACTAGTGAGTGTTGAAAAACTCTTGGATGAGCTGTGGATAGGGGTGAAAGGCTAATCAAACTTGGAGATAGCTGGTTCTCCCCGAAATATATTGAGGTATAGCCTCGTGTAATAGTTACTGGGGGTAGAGCACTGGATGGGCTAGGGGTCTTACCGGACTTCCAAAACCAACCAACCTCCGAATACCAGTAACCGTATCACGGGAGGCAGACTGCGGGTGATAAGGTCCGTGGTCGAGAGGGAAAGAGCCCAGATCGCAGGTTAAGGTCCCTAAATTTACGCTAAGTGAGAAAGGAAGTGAAATCTCTAGAACAGCTGGGATGTTGGCTTAGAGGCAGCCATCATTTAAAAAGTGCGTAACAGCTTACCAGTCGAGAGGTTTTGCGCCGAAAATAATCGGGGCTAAGCGTAATACCGAAGCCGCGGATTTATCCCGCCCTCGGGCGGGGTAAGTGGTAGGGGAGCGTTCTATACGGATTGAAGGCATACCGGAAGGAGTGCTGGACTGTATAGAAGTGATTATGCCGGAATGAGTAGCGATAAGGTGTGTGAGAATCACACCCGCCGTAAACCCAAGGTTTCCTGGGGAAGGTTCGTCCGCCCAGGGTTAGTCAGGACCTAAGGCGAGGCCGAAAGGCGTAGTCGATGGACAACAGGTTAATATTCCTGTACTGTCTTGGTGAGTGATGGAGTGACGCAGTAGGCTAAGTGGGCCTTGTGCTGGATATCAAGGTCTAAGCGAGTAGGGGGATTGATAGGCAAATCCGTCAATCATTACCCTGAGAAGCGACGGGACACGGAGTCTTCGGACGAAGTGGATTCACTGACGCCACACTGACAAGAAAAACTTCTAAACTTATTGCCAGGATACCTGTACCGTAAACCGACTCAGGTGGGTGAGGAGAGAATCCTAAGGCGTGCGAGAGAACTCTCGTTAAGGAACTCGGCAAATTAACCCCGTAACTTAGGGAAAAGGGGTGCCTTAACCCGTGATGTAATTAACTTGCAAAAGCGGGATAAGGTCGCAGTGAAATGGCCCAGGCGACTGTTTATCAAAAACACACGACTCTGCTAAAGCGCAAGCTGATGTATAGGGTCTGACACCTGCCCGGTGCTGAAAGGTTAAGGGAAAGAGTTATGTCCGACTTGTCGGACAGAAGCTTAGAACCGAAGCCCCAGTAAACGGCGGCCGTAACTATAACGGTCCTAAGGTAGCGAAATTCCTTGTCGGGTAAATTCCGACCTGCACGAATGGTGTAACGATCTGGGCACTGTCTCAACGAGGGACTCGGCGAAATTGTAGTGGCGGTGAAGATGCCGCTTGCCCGCGGCTAGACGGGAAGACCCCGTGAACCTTTACTGTACCCTGATATTGGATTTTGGTATGACTTGTGTAGCATAGGTGGGAGGCTTTGAAGTCCCGGCGTCAGCCGGGATGGAGCCGTCAGTGAAATACCACTCTGGTTATGTTGAAATTCTAACTGTATGCCGTGAATCCGGCTGCAGGACATTGTCAGGCGGGCAGTTTGACTGGGGCGGTTTCCTCCCGAAGCGTAACGGAGGAGCACGAAGGTTACCTCAGCACGGTTGGCAATCGTGCGACGAGTGTAAAGGCATAAGGTAGCTTAACTGCGAGACAGACAAGTCGAGCAGATACGAAAGTAGGTCTTAGTGATCCGGCGGTAGAATGTGGAATTGCCGTCGCTCATCGGACAAAAGGTACTCCGGGGATAACAGGCTTATCGCTCCCGATAGTTCATATAGACGGAGCGGTTTGGCACCTCGATGTCGGCTCATCGCATCCTGGGGCTGAAGAAGGTCCCAAGGGTTTAGTTGTTCACTAATTAAAGCGGTACGTGAGCTGGGTTCAGAACGTCGTGAGACAGTAAGGATCTTGCTGTCTATAAACTTGACTGTATGCTGGAAAAGCCGGCGTATTTAAAACTACCGTGATATCCTTTATTATGGTAAAAATGTTTTAATGCGGCTAACCAGCAGGAAACATAGGGCGGGCAAAGTATGGATAACAATTACATCTCAGGGTTTGTTGATGGAGAAGGAACGTTTCATATCTGCTTTCAACGTAGATCTGATTTGAAATATAATTGGCAGGTAGTTCCCGAATTTCATATTAACCAAAACGGGACGAGCAAAAATGTGCTCGAGAAAATAAGGAATATTCTTGATTGTGGTTATATAAAAAGAAATGACGGGAAAAGCGAAAAAGACAAAACCCTGGTGTATGTGGTTAGAAGAAAAAAGGATCTTCTTGAAAAAGTTATTCCATTCTTTGAGAAATATCCATTGTGGACCGAAAAACGCAATGATTTTCTGAAATTTAAAGAAGTTCTAAAGATGATGGATAAAGACCAACATCTTGTTGATAAAGGTTTCAGAAAAATTGTAGACATTGCTTTTTCAATGAACGCAGAGGGTATTTACCGCAGGATAAAAAAAGAACAGATTTTATCCACTTATGGATCCTCAGAGACTATACGTCAGGCAACCTGAAAATTCAGGTTAAAGATATAGTCCGAACTGCATAGCGATATGCAGAGGTAATTTGAAAAGATTACCCGCCTTTTCGGGAGTTTATGGAAGAGGTTAGTATCCCGTTAGTTCGGGAGAAAGTAACAGAATGTCGGTCCCTATCTACCGTGGGCGTAGGAAGTTTGAGGGTGACCAGTCCTTAGTACGAGAGGACCGGGATTGACGTACCAATGGTGTTCCGGTTGTTCCGCCAGGAGCATAGCCGGGTAGCTAAGTACGGAATGGATAAGCGCTGAAAGCATCTAAGCGCCAAGCCATCCCCAAGATAAGACTTCCCAATCAGGCTCCTTGTAGACTACAAGGTTGATAGGCCAGGTGTGTAAGTCCAGTAATGGATTTAGCTAACTGGTACTAATAAGCTGATCGGCTTGACCATTTACAAACTATATTGGTTGATATTGTTTGCTGCAGTCCTCATAAAAGATATTCAGTGTTTTTGTGAGGAGTGTTGCGGGTTTACCCGCAACCTCCTCATAGTCAATAATTTTTCCCGGTGACAAAATAGAGAGGTGGCAACACCCGATCCCATTCCGAACTCGGCCGTTAAGCACCTCATCGCCGATGGTACTGCGATCACACACGTGGGAGAGTAGGTCGTTGCCGGGGTAAATATTCTAAAAGAGGGGTTAATTTAACCCCTCTTTTTTTGTTGCAAAAAACCCGCGGATATGTGAAATTATCTAAATATGAAACGTGTTTATATAAATATATTATTTTTTATCTGTTCTGCCTGCCTGTCTCAGTTGTCTTACTCGGCCGCAAAAAAACCGTTTGACCTGCCCGGATGGGTATTAATCTGGAATGATGAATTCGAAGAATCCGAACTGAATTTGTCAAAATGGCGTGTTTCCGATACTGCTCCGGTAAAGAATAAAGAGCTTGAGTATTATACACCCGATGATGTTTATCTTGAAAACGGGTGCCTGATATTGAGAAGCCAGAAACGGGATATGGGAGGAAGAGAATACACTTCAGGGCATGTCGATACAAAACTGAAATTTGCCACAACATACGGCAGGATAGAAACACGCGCTAAATTGCCGGGCGGACAGGGGATATGGCCCGCGCACTGGATGCTTCCCGTAAAAGGGGGATGGCCTCCCGAGATTGATATCATGGAGTTGCTCGGACACGCTCCCGACAGGGTTTATATGACGCTTCACTGGGGTCATTGGCCTAACAATCAGCATGCGGGAAAATCTTTCAAAGGCCCTGATTTCACAAATGGTTTCCACACTTTCGCTGTGGAATGGGAACCGGATGAAATAAGGTGGTATGTAGATGATGTGCTGAAATATACAGCCGTAAAAAATATTCCCCGGGAACCTTTTTATATAATTTTGAATACCGCCGTCGGAGGCGACTGGCCGGGTAATCCAAACAGCAAAACCAGATTTCCCCAGCACCATTATATTGATTATGTAAGAGTGTATATCAAAGATATAAAGGGGACCTCTTATCTTTATATTACCGCTGAAAACGGGAAAATCGAGTGCACGCCCTATAAAGAGAGGTATAAAACAGGGGAAACAGTGAACCTGTTTGCAAAACCGGATCTTTGTTATAGGTTCAGCCGATGGGAAGGGGATGCTTCCGGGAAAAATAATCCTCTGCGGTTAAAAATGGACAGCCATAAGAAAATACAGGCTGTATTTGAACCGGACCCTGAAGGACCTAAAGTCATATCCAAAGGTAAAAAAACAAAATCTTCTTCGCTGGAATCGCCCGCGCTGGATGACAGATACGCGGTTGACGGAGATAAGGAAACAAGATGGTCATCAGCATGGTCAGACCCTCAGTGGATAAAAATAGACCTTGGTGATATCTGTAAAATTATCGGAGTGAAACTTTATTGGGAAACCGCATATGCCAGGGCGTATGATGTGCAGGTGTCCATTGACGGAGTGGAATGGAAAACGGTTTATTCACAGAAATCTTCGGGGGGCGATATCGAAAGCATAGGAGATATAAATATAGAAGCCAGATATATCAGAGTTTTCGGTAAAAAGAGGGCAACCGATTACGGATATTCTCTCTGGGAAATAGAAGTGTTCGG includes these proteins:
- a CDS encoding ArsR family transcriptional regulator, whose amino-acid sequence is MEPSFGIRLLNLFKESVELSSTEIAAVLDINLSSVEKGLFDFMQNGWVQARVSGETLFYSLVKERLREINYFINMYSRSRMEKDISRLENILKARFSTEEPANFSS
- a CDS encoding 30S ribosomal protein S1; its protein translation is MIAKELKTKQTLEELDESSENSAGKEGMLSDDELSKLYEQSFKVLEEGKIVDGTIISKDEKGVIVDVGYKSEGFVAKEEFRDYDKVKVGDKINVMIEEKENEDGIIVLSKLKADRSLNWEKTISSCEEGKVLKGRIFRKVKGGLMVDIGMEAFLPASQIDVKHIFNMDDYIGKEYDFKIIKINPQRKNIVVSRRELLEEERQRSKSKLIQNVEEGQIRKGFVKNITDFGAFIDLGGIDGLLHITDMTWGRISHPSELLAVGDHVEVMILEFDREKERISLGLKQKTANPWEDIEEKYPVGSKIKGKVVSIMPYGAFVEVEKGIEGLIHISELSWTKRINHPSEMLAVGDSVEAMVLNLDKSNQKISLGLKQTEHNPWEKIEEKYPAGTKIRGKVRNLTNYGAFVELEDGIDGLIHISDMSWTRKINTPSEILKKGDLVEAQIISIDKDNKKIALGMKQLQPDPWDQVKDSFKIGDVVKGKVNKITKFGAFVEIGEGVEGLIHISQLSDKPVEKVTDILKEGQEVEAMVIKVEKEERKIALSLKDASGPETGKSEDEETAEENSGEHDEEPESK
- the tyrS gene encoding tyrosine--tRNA ligase, producing the protein MNITEQLKILCGGVEEIIPEAEFKNKLEKSASTGKPLRIKCGIDPTKPDVHIGHLVPYRKMRQFQDLGHTGVVIIGDYTASIGDPTGKSEERPHLTPEEAKRNAEKYLEQLYKILDPEKTKVHFNGEWFSKFSFKDVLGLASKVTFAQIMAHETFRTRYEKGEPLSMHELMYPLLQGYDSVEINADVELGATEQKFNILMGRELQRAFGKEPQVAMLFPILTGIDGINKMSKSLGNYIGLNDKPDDIFGKVMSIPDSAIINFVVYGTSTGQDFADKAKNHLKSGKNPRDLKLELAEIIVKELSSGDDAVKARENFLNTFSRKTGPAEELIQTISIKPGKYWAVKLLVDNGCAKSNGEARRLIEQGGFAIGDVKIDDVDLEVNVPEDTDGKLLKIGKKKFARIVAKK
- a CDS encoding family 16 glycosylhydrolase, encoding MKRVYINILFFICSACLSQLSYSAAKKPFDLPGWVLIWNDEFEESELNLSKWRVSDTAPVKNKELEYYTPDDVYLENGCLILRSQKRDMGGREYTSGHVDTKLKFATTYGRIETRAKLPGGQGIWPAHWMLPVKGGWPPEIDIMELLGHAPDRVYMTLHWGHWPNNQHAGKSFKGPDFTNGFHTFAVEWEPDEIRWYVDDVLKYTAVKNIPREPFYIILNTAVGGDWPGNPNSKTRFPQHHYIDYVRVYIKDIKGTSYLYITAENGKIECTPYKERYKTGETVNLFAKPDLCYRFSRWEGDASGKNNPLRLKMDSHKKIQAVFEPDPEGPKVISKGKKTKSSSLESPALDDRYAVDGDKETRWSSAWSDPQWIKIDLGDICKIIGVKLYWETAYARAYDVQVSIDGVEWKTVYSQKSSGGDIESIGDINIEARYIRVFGKKRATDYGYSLWEIEVFGEKK